The Neptunomonas concharum genomic interval TAATAATATACAGACACCCAGATCAAAGCCGTCAGTTACAACAAAGCCGATCAACAGTACGCCTACCAAAGCCCACCAAATAAACTTTAGGGTTTCATAGTCAAATAACATAACGTCTATCTCCTAAACTGATAATGTTGCTTGAGTGGACGAGGAGGTGTTTTCTTCATGATGATAACGACCCGTATGTAGGCTACTTGGGCCTATGCGTGCAAATTTAATCATTAAGTACATTTCAACAATAGCGAGTAAGGTGTAGAAGAAGATAAAGGCGGCTAAGCTACCCAGCAGATCATTAACTGTCAGTACCGATGTTGCCGTATAGGTTGGTAAGATTTCACCGATGGCCCAAGGTTGGCGGCCAAATTCAGCAACAAACCAACCCATCTCGCTTGCAATCCATGGTACGGGGAGAGAGATAAATGCTAGTCTCAGCAGCCAGCGCTGGGTGTGGGAAGTGCGTTTTGCGGTGTAATAAAAGGAGAGTGCGAAAATCATCAGCATCCAAAAACCGCATGCAACCATGATTCTAAAGCTCCAAAATAAAGGGGCGACGGGTGGAATTGTGTCCATGGCAGCGGCCTTAATTTGCGCCTCGGTTGCACGGGTAATATCATCGGTGTACTTGGTTAGTAATAACCCATACCCTAAGTCTTTTTTCACCGCATCAAATTGTGTTCTTAAGTCAGCTGATTGATCCCCAGCTCTAAGTTTTTGCAACAGCCCATAGGCGACCATTCCTTGGCGGATACGTGCCTCATGCTCAAGGATTAAATCCTTGATACCCGTTACTTCTTCTGTAGTTGATCGCGTAGCAATTAGTCCTAACGCATAAGGGATCTTAACGGCATAGTGGGTCTCCATAGTCTCAGAATCAGGGAAACCGAATAGTGTAAAAGCAGCAGGGGCGCTTTCTGTTTCCCATTCGGCTTCAATGGCTGCGAGTTTGGTTTTTTGTACATCACCTAGTTCGTAGCCTGATTCGTCACCCAAGAGAATCACGGATAGGCTAGCTGCCAGTCCGAAGGCTGATGCTATGGCAAAGGAGCGTCTAGCAAAGGCGATATCTCGCCCTTTTAGCAAGTACCAAGCGCTGATGCTCAAAACAAACATTGCTGCCGTGGTATAACCCGCAGACACGGTATGTACAAATTTCACCTGTGCGACAGGGTTCATGAAGATATCAGCAAAGCTTGTCATTTCCATGCGCATCGTTTCATAGCTGAACTCTGAGCCTACGGGGTTTTGCATCCAACCATTCGCCACTAAAATCCACATGGCTGACAGGTTAGAACCCAGAGCAACAAGCCATGTAACAACGAGATGTTGAACTTTACTCAGACGATCCCAGCCGAAGAAGAATAAACCAACAAAAGTGGACTCTAAAAAGAAAGCCATTAATCCCTCTATCGCTAAGGGTGCACCGAAGACATCC includes:
- a CDS encoding cytochrome ubiquinol oxidase subunit I, yielding MITEEIVDLSRLQFAITAMYHFLFVPLTLGLTFILAIMESVYVMTGKQIYKDMVKFWGKLFGINFALGVTTGLTMEFEFGTNWAYYSHYVGDVFGAPLAIEGLMAFFLESTFVGLFFFGWDRLSKVQHLVVTWLVALGSNLSAMWILVANGWMQNPVGSEFSYETMRMEMTSFADIFMNPVAQVKFVHTVSAGYTTAAMFVLSISAWYLLKGRDIAFARRSFAIASAFGLAASLSVILLGDESGYELGDVQKTKLAAIEAEWETESAPAAFTLFGFPDSETMETHYAVKIPYALGLIATRSTTEEVTGIKDLILEHEARIRQGMVAYGLLQKLRAGDQSADLRTQFDAVKKDLGYGLLLTKYTDDITRATEAQIKAAAMDTIPPVAPLFWSFRIMVACGFWMLMIFALSFYYTAKRTSHTQRWLLRLAFISLPVPWIASEMGWFVAEFGRQPWAIGEILPTYTATSVLTVNDLLGSLAAFIFFYTLLAIVEMYLMIKFARIGPSSLHTGRYHHEENTSSSTQATLSV